A section of the Papio anubis isolate 15944 chromosome 4, Panubis1.0, whole genome shotgun sequence genome encodes:
- the ACTL6B gene encoding actin-like protein 6B, translated as MSGGVYGGDEVGALVFDIGSFSVRAGYAGEDCPKADFPTTVGLLAAEEGGGLELEGDKEKKGKIFHIDTNALHVPRDGAEVMSPLKNGMIEDWECFRAILDHTYSKHVKSEPNLHPVLMSEAPWNTRAKREKLTELMFEQYNIPAFFLCKTAVLTAFANGRSTGLVLDSGATHTTAIPVHDGYVLQQGIVKSPLAGDFISMQCRELFQEMAIDIIPPYMIAAKEPVREGAPPNWKKKEKLPQVSKSWHNYMCNEVIQDFQASVLQVSDSPYDEQVAAQMPTVHYEMPNGYNTDYGAERLRIPEGLFDPSNVKGLSGNTMLGVGHVVTTSIGMCDIDIRPGLYGSVIVTGGNTLLQGFTDRLNRELSQKTPPSMRLKLIASNSTMERKFSPWIGGSILASLGTFQQMWISKQEYEEGGKQCVERKCP; from the exons ATGAGCGGGGGCGTCTACGGCGGAG ATGAGGTGGGGGCGCTGGTCTTTGACATTGGCTCCTTCTCAGTCCGCGCTGGGTACGCTGGGGAGGACTGTCCCAAG GCTGACTTCCCCACCACGGTGGGGCTGCTGGCCGCGGAGGAGGGGGGCGGGCTGGAGCTGGAGGgggacaaagagaagaaagggaagatcTTCCACATCGACACCAATGCCCTGCACGTGCCTCGGGATGGAGCGGAGGTCATGTCGCCCCTCAAGAATGGCATGA TCGAGGACTGGGAGTGCTTCCGAGCCATCCTGGATCATACCTACAGCAAACACGTCAAGTCTGAGCCAAACTTGCACCCCGTGCTCATGTCCGAGGCCCCG TGGAACACACGGGCCAAGCGGGAGAAGCTGACAGAGCTGATGTTCGAGCAGTACaacattcctgccttcttcttATGCAAGACGGCCGTGCTCACCGC CTTTGCAAACGGGCGGTCCACGGGCCTTGTGCTGGACAGTGGGGCCACCCACACCACGGCCATTCCAGTACATGACGGCTACGTCCTGCAGCAAG GCATCGTCAAGTCCCCTCTGGCAGGGGACTTCATCTCCATGCAGTGCCGGGAGCTGTTCCAGGAGATGGCCATTGACATCATCCCACCTTACATGATCGCAGCCAAG GAGCCTGTCCGGGAAGGCGCCCCCCCAAactggaagaagaaggagaagctCCCCCAGGTCTCCAAGTCCTGGCATAACTACATGTGTAAT GAGGTGATCCAGGACTTCCAGGCCTCCGTGCTGCAGGTCTCAGACTCCCCCTACGATGAACA GGTGGCTGCACAAATGCCCACAGTGCACTACGAGATGCCCAATGGCTACAACACAGACTATGGCGCCGAGCGACTCCGCATCCCTGAGGGCCTCTTTGATCCCTCGAACGTCAAG GGCCTGTCGGGGAACACCATGTTGGGTGTGGGCCACGTGGTGACCACCAGCATCGGCATGTGTGACATTGACATTCGCCCG GGCCTGTATGGGAGTGTCATTGTCACCGGCGGGAACACACTGCTGCAGGGCTTCACTGACAGGCTCAATCGAGAGCTTTCCCAGAAGACCCCACCG AGCATGCGACTGAAACTCATTGCCAGCAACAGCACCATGGAGCGCAAGTTCAGCCCCTGGATTGGGGGTTCCATCCTGGCCTCACTG GGCACTTTCCAGCAGATGTGGATCTCCAAGCAGGAATATGAGGAGGGCGGGAAGCAGTGCGTGGAGCGAAAGTGTCCCTGA
- the TFR2 gene encoding transferrin receptor protein 2, translated as MERLWGLLQRAQQLSPRSSQTVYQRVEGPQKGHLEEEEEDGEETLAHFCPMELKGPEPLGSRPRQPNLIPWAAAGRRAAPYLVLTALLIFTGAFLLGYVAFRGSCQTCGDSVLVVSEDVNYEPDLDFHRGTLYWSDLQAMFLQFLGEGRLEDTIRQTSLRERVAGSAGMAALTQDIRAALSRQKLDHVWTDTHYVGLQFPDPAHPNTLHWVDEAGKVEEQLPLEDPDVYCPYSAIGNVTGELVYAHYGRPEDLQDLRARGVDPAGRLLLVRVGVISFAQKVTNAQDFGAQGVLIYPEPADFSQDPHKPSLSSQQAVYGHVHLGTGDPYTPGFPSFNQTQFPPVASSGLPSIPAQPISADIASRLLRKLKGPVAPQEWQGSLLGSPYHLGPGPGLRLAVNNHRTSTPINNIFGCIEGRSEPDHYVVIGAQRDSWGPGAAKSAVGTAILLELVRTFSSMVSNGFRPRRSLLFISWDGGDFGSVGSTEWLEGYLSVLHLKAVVYVSLDNAVLGNDKFRAKTSPLLTSLIESVLKQVDSPNHSGQTLYEQVVFTNPSWDAEVIRPLPMDSSAYSFTAFVGVPAVEFSFVEDDQAYPFLHTKEDTYENLHKVLQGRLPAVAQAVAQLAGQLLIRLSHDRLLPLDFGRYGDVVLRHIGNLNEFSGDLKARGLTLQWVYSARGDYIRAAEKLRQEIYSSEERDERLTRMYNVRIMRVEFYFLSQYVSPADSPFRHIFMGRGDHTLGALLDHLRLLRSNSSGTPGATSSAVFQESRFRRQLALLTWTLQGAANALSGDVWNIDNNF; from the exons ATGGAGCGGCTTTGGGGTCTACTCCAGAGAGCA CAACAACTGTCCCCAAGATCCTCTCAGACCGTCTACCAGCGTGTGGAAGGCCCCCAGAAAGGGcacctggaggaggaagaggaagacggGGAGGAGACACTGGCCCACTTCTGCCCCATGGAGCTGAAGGGCCCTGAGCCCCTGGGCTCTAGACCCAGGCAGCCAAACCTCATTCCGTGGGCAGCAGCAGGACGGAGGGCTGCCCCCTACCTGGTCCTGACGGCTCTACTGATCTTCACTGGGG CCTTCCTTCTGGGCTACGTCGCCTTCCGAGGGTCCTGCCAGACATGCGGAGACTCCGTGTTGGTGGTCAGTGAGGACGTCAACTATGAGCCTGACCTGGATTTCCACCGGGGCACACTGTACTGGAGCGACCTCCAGGCCATGTTCCTGCAGttcctgggggaggggcgcctggaGGACACCATCAG GCAAACCAGCCTTCGGGAACGGGTGGCAGGCTCGGCCGGGATGGCTGCTCTGACTCAGGATATCCGCGCGGCGCTCTCCCGCCAGAAGCTGGACCACGTGTGGACCGATACGCACTACGTGGGGCTGCAATTCCCGGACCC GGCTCACCCCAACACCCTGCACTGGGTCGATGAGGCCGGGAAGGTCGAAGAGCAGCTGCCGCTAGAGGACCCTGACGTCTACTGCCCCTACAGCGCCATCGGCAACGTCACG GGAGAGCTGGTGTACGCCCACTACGGGCGGCCCGAAGACCTGCAGGACCTGCGGGCCAGGGGTGTGGACCCAGCGGGCCGCCTGCTGCTAGTGCGCGTGGGGGTGATCAGCTTCGCCCAGAAG GTGACCAATGCTCAGGACTTTGGGGCTCAAGGAGTGCTCATATACCCAGAGCCAGCGGACTTCTCCCAGGACCCACACAAGCCAAGCCTGTCCAGCCAGCAGGCTGTGTATGGACAT GTGCACCTGGGAACTGGAGACCCCTACACGCCTGGCTTCCCTTCCTTCAATCAAACCCAGTTCCCTCCAGTTGCATCATCGGGCCTTCCCAGCATCCCAGCCCAGCCCATCAGTGCAGACATTGCCTCCCGCCTGCTGAG GAAGCTCAAAGGCCCTGTGGCCCCCCAGGAATGGCAGGGGAGCCTCCTAGGCTCCCCTTATCACCTGGGCCCCGGGCCAGGACTGCGGCTAGCGGTCAACAACCACAGGACCTCCACCCCCATCAACAACATCTTTGGCTGCATCGAAGGCCGCTCAGAGCCAG ATCACTATGTTGTCATCGGGGCCCAGAGGGATTCGTGGGGCCCAGGAGCAGCTAAATCCGCTGTGGGGACAGCTATACTCCTGGAGCTGGTGCGGACCTTTTCCTCCATGGTGAGCAACG GCTTCCGGCCCCGCAGAAGTCTCCTCTTCATCAGCTGGGATGGCGGTGACTTTGGGAGCGTGGGCTCCACAGAGTGGCTAGAG GGCTACCTCAGCGTGCTGCACCTCAAAGCCGTAGTGTACGTGAGCCTGGACAACGCAGTGCTGG GGAATGACAAGTTTCGTGCCAAGACCAGCCCCCTTCTGACAAGTCTCATTGAGAGTGTCCTGAAGCAG gtGGATTCTCCCAACCACAGCGGGCAGACTCTCTACGAACAAGTGGTGTTCACCAATCCCAGCTGGGATGCTGAGGT GATTCGGCCGCTACCCATGGACAGCAGTGCTTATTCCTTCACGGCCTTTGTGGGAGTCCCTGCCGTTGAGTTCTCTTTCGTGGAG GACGACCAGGCCTACCCGTTCCTGCACACAAAGGAGGACACTTATGAGAATCTGCATAAGGTGTTGCAAGGCCGCCTGCCCGCCGTGGCCCAGGCCGTGGCCCAGCTCGCAGGGCAGCTCCTCATCCGGCTCAGCCACGATCGCCTGCTGCCCCTCGACTTCGGCCGCTACGGGGACGTCGTCCTTAGGCACATCGGGAACCTCAACGAGTTCTCTGGGGACCTCAAG GCCCGAGGGCTGACCCTGCAGTGGGTGTACTCCGCGCGGGGGGACTACATCCGGGCGGCGGAGAAGCTGCGGCAGGAGATCTACAGCTCGGAGGAGAGAGACGAGCGACTGACACGCATGTACAACGTGCGCATAATGAGG GTGGAGTTCTACTTCCTTTCCCAGTACGTGTCGCCGGCTGACTCCCCGTTCCGCCACATCTTCATGGGCCGCGGAGACCACACGCTGGGCGCCCTGCTGGACCACCTGCGGCTGCTGCGCTCCAACAGCTCCGGGACCCCCGGGGCCACCTCCTCCGCTGTCTTCCAGGAGAGTCGCTTCCGGCGTCAGCTAGCCCTGCTCACCTGGACGCTGCAAGGGGCAGCCAATGCGCTTAGCGGGGACGTCTGGAACATTGATAACAACTTCTGA
- the MOSPD3 gene encoding motile sperm domain-containing protein 3 isoform X2, with the protein MRRGAPQDQELVGPGPPGRGSRGAPPPLGPVVPVLVFPPDLVFRADQRSGPRQLLTLYNPTGTALRFRVLCTAPAKYTVFDAEGYVKPQSCIDIHYDVQDRFRIELSEEGAEGRVVGRKDITSVLRAPAYPLELQGQPDPAPHRGPPAGTPPPTARHFQEHPRQQLATSSFLLFLLTGIVSVAFLLLPLQDELSSQLPQVLHVSLGQKLVAAYVLGLLTMVFLRT; encoded by the exons ATGCGCCGTGGGGCGCCCCAGGACCAGGAGCTGGTGGGTCCGGGGCCCCCTGGGCGGGGGTCCCGGGGCGCCCCTCCTCCCTTGGGACCCGTTGTCCCGGTTCTGGTCTTTCCCCCGGATCTAGTATTCAGGGCGGACCAGCGGAGCGGACCCCGACAGCTGCTGACCCTCTATAACCCCACAGGAACTGCGCTTCGATTCCGAG TCCTGTGCACAGCACCTGCCAAATACACGGTGTTTGACGCAGAGGGATATGTGAAGCCTCAGTCTTGCATTGACAT CCACTATGATGTCCAGGACCGCTTCCGTATTGAGCTGTCTGAGGAAGGAGCTGAGGGCCGCGTGGTGGGACGCAAGGACATTACCTCTGTTCTGAGAGCCCCAGCGTACCCCCTTGAGCTTCAGGGACAGCCGGATCCAGCGCCTCACCGAGGGCCTCCTGCTGGGACACCACCACCCACGGCCAGACACTTCCAGGAAC ACCCCCGCCAGCAACTGGCCAccagctccttcctcctcttcttgctGACGGGGATTGTCTCCGTGGCCTTCCTGCTGCTCCCACTCCAGGATGAACTCAGCAGCCAGCTGCCTCAAGTCCTGCACGTCTCCCTGGGACAAAAGTTGGTGGCCGCCTACGTCTTGG GCCTCCTCACCATGGTGTTCCTCCGGACCTGA
- the MOSPD3 gene encoding motile sperm domain-containing protein 3 isoform X1 — protein MRRGAPQDQELVGPGPPGRGSRGAPPPLGPVVPVLVFPPDLVFRADQRSGPRQLLTLYNPTGTALRFRVLCTAPAKYTVFDAEGYVKPQSCIDIVIRHVAPIPSHYDVQDRFRIELSEEGAEGRVVGRKDITSVLRAPAYPLELQGQPDPAPHRGPPAGTPPPTARHFQEHPRQQLATSSFLLFLLTGIVSVAFLLLPLQDELSSQLPQVLHVSLGQKLVAAYVLGLLTMVFLRT, from the exons ATGCGCCGTGGGGCGCCCCAGGACCAGGAGCTGGTGGGTCCGGGGCCCCCTGGGCGGGGGTCCCGGGGCGCCCCTCCTCCCTTGGGACCCGTTGTCCCGGTTCTGGTCTTTCCCCCGGATCTAGTATTCAGGGCGGACCAGCGGAGCGGACCCCGACAGCTGCTGACCCTCTATAACCCCACAGGAACTGCGCTTCGATTCCGAG TCCTGTGCACAGCACCTGCCAAATACACGGTGTTTGACGCAGAGGGATATGTGAAGCCTCAGTCTTGCATTGACAT TGTGATTCGCCATGTGGCACCCATTCCCAGCCACTATGATGTCCAGGACCGCTTCCGTATTGAGCTGTCTGAGGAAGGAGCTGAGGGCCGCGTGGTGGGACGCAAGGACATTACCTCTGTTCTGAGAGCCCCAGCGTACCCCCTTGAGCTTCAGGGACAGCCGGATCCAGCGCCTCACCGAGGGCCTCCTGCTGGGACACCACCACCCACGGCCAGACACTTCCAGGAAC ACCCCCGCCAGCAACTGGCCAccagctccttcctcctcttcttgctGACGGGGATTGTCTCCGTGGCCTTCCTGCTGCTCCCACTCCAGGATGAACTCAGCAGCCAGCTGCCTCAAGTCCTGCACGTCTCCCTGGGACAAAAGTTGGTGGCCGCCTACGTCTTGG GCCTCCTCACCATGGTGTTCCTCCGGACCTGA